The following DNA comes from Nicotiana sylvestris chromosome 10, ASM39365v2, whole genome shotgun sequence.
tcccttgtgagagcttacACATCCGGCATGCTTGTCAAGTTATCAaggtaaggaatctcccttgaatgaaacgacacttggactcgtacactcttcgtctagggggtGGAGTATACTCTCTCGTCAAATCAGGTCATTCATTCTCATCctcttcatcaccatcctcacgaggaaAGGGTGCCTCGTCTCCAGATTCATCAACATTGTTGTCGTAATCActgttctcttcctcactttatgcatctgccagatcccgatttAATACGTCGTCTTCGGGAAATTGAGTGAGTACAtttggttcaacttgctcgttttcactacacaatcaacaaaataataagatatTGATATAGCTGTAtaacttcacttacaagtcgtaatgtgatgaaattccatgatgggCATTTTCATTTAGGTGAGggctcccggatggaccaccatgatccaacATACCAAAACTATGCTTGGGTTCATAATTTGTAAATTCATATCCGGCATGTATCCCttgttaaatatatgagcgttaatacaaattcaatacaacaaaaatgtacatcgtaacacaaaggaaaattgaagcttaccactcgtcttgtgaattatgtaaAGCAGGTggggataagtttaaatcaaggaaaactctttcatccagaacctgtccggcaaaaactcctCCAAAATAATCAGCCGATGATTGGGGGTTatccggaacctgtccggcaaCCTCGTtgttggaacgtcttcgaccttgacGTACATATCCAACGTTTTGATTACAAGATATTCCCggtattcatccggagtcctcaaaaaatccctcaaagtttcatcatcgtagaTGTTTAACTTCGAGTAAAAAGCAGCCCCTTGCGGAatgacggaatacggatatcttccggttacattaagtatcactgaacgtttcctcacacccattttttttgcataacaacgatatcaatttatcgtactctattgtaaatggtaatttaacatgaccctgtggagataaactataccTCACAGATTTATtttccatcacaacctcaccccccaatataatgaaactcttattctacgctcttcagataTTACGGAAAAAATGCTTCAAAATTTAACAACAAGAAAAAATTGAATGGGAGTTAAAAAATTTTGTGAACGAATTTTTCTAAAATCCTAAtcactttatataggaaatggctagcccgGAATATGAAATTTTGTTTGACGCATAGCGTTCTTTGAATCCAAAAAAACAATATTTAGGTTTTGTGTGCAGTGGTCCCGGAACAATTGTACTCCGTCATTTAAGATTCCTTTCTTGTCATAGGAATGATTGAAATTTTGGCCTTTACTCTTGTACTTCAACGGAAAATTTTGATTTGTACGAGAATAAAATTACTCTACTTCAACTTACTGCGTATGTTATGGGAGTCATGTCCTATGTCACAGTGCCCCAGTTGCTTGTTTTCTAATCTCTACTACAGTATCTGATTACCAAGCTGACATCTCAGAATCTTTTCATAGCCGGAAGTTTTATTAAAGAAATTAATTTCTAAAATGGATTGCTGGTACTGGAATATCCAAATACATCAGCTAACAAGAAATACTTTTCTAGGGACTAAGAATTACTATTGTTTTTGACCCTATACTTTAATTGGTTTAGTAAAATAATCTTTACTAATAGCCTGATGAGAAGAAATGGTTTTCTCTATGTAACAACGACAATTCCTCGATATCTTATTCATTCTGAAACAACATATATTATCTTTGTGCATCTTGGTTAACAGAGAGACCCCCTATTTTTACCTTGTATGTACCCATACAGTGACATTGTGACAATACTTAAAAGCTCACTAATAAATAATGCCTTAGAAAGAACAATCCATCCCTTTAAGACACCAAAAAAACCAGGCCGAACTTGTAACCCGTTCGCTTCCACAAATGACAACCTGTATTTCAAATAACTGGTCATCTCTCTAGGGATCATTAATTTTGCTATGATTCTACAGTTTACTGTTTACAAACCTATGGAATTGCTAACAGTTCATAGGTACTGATTACACATATCCACAACTTCATTAAAAATTTCCAGAAAGCAAAAAAACATCCTCCTGTTTAAGGAATGATCAACTTTCTAACTTTGTAAATTGGCCTTCTGCACACTGGGCACACCCTACTTTCAACATCCATGATCCTGCAAGAAATTCCGCCTATGAGAATTTTCATTACTATATTCTATCTGTGAAAAGAATAATTTACCTCTGAGCACATTCCTGGCAAGTTGCACAATGACCACAAGGAACAAAGAAGCAGTTTCTTGTATTGTCATAGCAAATAACACATATTCTCCCATCATATAAATCCTCTGAAGAGCTTGATTTTCCAGAATTTGACTCTTCTTCACATGTTCCGTAAATTGATCCTAATTCCTTATGCGGCAACATTGGATCGGTCTCGGTTATTTCTCTTGTTACCGGTGTTTCTTCTACATAGCTCTCATTATCACAAGCTCCCAAAGATTTCAGTATAAAGCAAATGATTATTACAGCTATTCCTGCCACACATTATTAGGTAAGGCCAACATTTTAACTACTAGTCAAATTCTTGATCTTACTAACTTTTAATATAACATAATGGTAATTATCTTGAGACTTTAGTTGCCTGAGAGATTACCTAAAATTCCAACATAAGTGACAAGACGGGCAATGTAAGATATTGCAACAGACATTCCAGACAGATCTTGCTGCAGTAGACACATCGATCGTTAAGCTCTTAAATTTCGATGAACATTGTCTGCCATGCTTGATGTTTTAAGAAAAGTTTGGACTTACAGTATCAGGTGTTGCCAGAACAACGTATTGGGTGGAAGGGTATGACAGATCGAGGCGACAAGGTTCATTTTTTGTCGaacaaatactctttgctttcTTTATGTTGTACATTGTTGATGAAATGTTCACATTCATGAGCAGTATGACACCTTTGGAGTTTTGATTTGTGATGCCAATGTTGTACCTGTCATCTTCCTCAATTCTGTATGTTGCTTCTATACCTTAACCAACAAGGGTTTAATTAATTCAAGATTGTAGGCAAATCTATTACAATCAACTAGGGCAGCCCGTACACTAAGTTCTCACTATGTGCGGGGTCCAGGGAagaccggaccacaagggtctattacaATCAACTAGAAAcaaaagaaaccaagtgaaattAACTTCTTAAGCTCCCTACCAAATCAAACACCATCACATAATAGGAAAACAAGATAGTACATAGTTACAAAAAGCATATACTAGTGCAAATTTAAGCTGTTACCAACTTACCATATGTTGTTCCATTTGAAACATCAAATCTAGCAGAGTTTGTTGACAGCACTTGTTCATGCATTCGATCCCCTGTTGAAGACAAAAATGACATACTTATTGGCATATCTAGTTTTCGACTTCATTACGTATACCAAACTCTTGGTACCTTTGATTAAAGACACTTCAAGTTGACTCAAAATACTGCTTTGTGCTTGCCATTTTATTCCGATTCTTGAACCTTTGTTCAGCCACAGAGAAAACCCCTGTATTCAAATCAGTGACTTTTAAGCATATATCCTTTAAATGGATGATGACAAAGCACAAGATTTGTTCATGCAAACCTTGCCACTGTATGATCCAACAACCACGAATCTCGACGAGCTCCATTTGGCTTCTACACTTAATTCAGGCTTCTCTGAGAACCCATAAATGGAAACTCCTGTCTTGTCATCATCTCTTACCTCAACCTGCTTCACAAACAGAGAACTCACCCTAAGCAATCGCGATGTGTTAGGTCCAAGAACCATGTGACAATCGCCATAAAGCCCGTATCTTATGCTAAACAACACTGCgatagaaaaaagaaagaaaaaaaacaaaatgtgTGTGCATTAGAAAGGAGTTCAATGAAGAGATAAAAGCATAAAAAATTGGATATTACATGCCACAAATACATATAGGTAGCAGGGCGAGTAAACGAGTCAATTTCTCTTGCCACATCCAACAATAATAGCAATAACGATAATGCTAATGATGCATGAGAAGAGGGTAATCCCCTCTGTGAAAAATGAAACTTGAAGCTGCAGGAGGTGGCATGGAAGACTATTCATAAGGGAATCATCAAATGCTGATAACTCCATATTATAGGAGGAAAAAAAGAATGGCTAGTTAGTAGAAATTCACCTTTCCTTTTTTGTGCAGCTAACTGTTCTATGTAAGAAAGGTGGGTATTATGAATGTTAGGTATTAGTAGTTCTATCAGAATTCTTGTTGAGAACTGTACTTTACATTCAATATTAAAATGGACCATTACTTCTTTTTCTTTACTAATTATCATTTTCAGAAGTCCCAATATCACTTTTCTATTTCAAAGGAATTTGAATGAATTCAAGTTTGCCAAATATAAGCTAATGAAAAAAGTAAAAGGTTTAAAATTTATAGGATTAACAAGATTTTGGCACAAATTGCTTTTTGCTCCATTCTATGAGcttaacaaagaaaaaagaaaaaaggacttTTGACCCATAAACTAAATGTAAATGACTTACCAAAAGCACCCTTTAGAATTTTTTGATTTTAGATATGTCATGTTATTTCTATAGAGCATATCATAAGGGGTaaaatcaaaatatcaaatataaAGAGTTTACAACTATAGTAtgtgtatttatatgtatattacCTCACATTTTACTCATATTTCGTGAGTTTTGTATGTGTAATGTAATGATTTATTCTAATTCGTGGTGTTTTCATGTGTAGGAGTCAAATGAAAGTGATTTGAAAATTTTACatgcaaattaaagaaaaaatggaagaatTTAGAGGAAGTACGAGTTTGGTGCCCAGGTTCATGCCATGGACCAACCAAAACACCAAGGGCAACGGAGCACAAAAGTGAAAAACATTTGGTGCCCAAGTTCGTGCTAGGCACCAACCAAAACGTCGTTGACAGCAGGCTAAGAAGTTAAGTGTCCAGCTTCGCGCAAAGCGTGACGCCCAAGGGCGAATTTTGTTCTAATTCAGCTGGGACTTCGTGATTCCAACCCTACACATCCCCAACATGTATAAAAGGGGTTCTAAtccttttttttgggggggggggaggggggcatTATTTGGACGCGAGAACAATACATAGAACATTATGGAGCAAGAATTCTCAGCTTTTCTTCATCTttcttagtattttcaattattcaAACACTTGTGAAATTGTTTAATTTTATCACGAATGGCTAAAACCATAAGTTTTGGGGTTGTGATTtatccatgaatattgttgttcgAAGTTGACTTTACCTTGATTatatatatggttgtttcttcaaatCTGTGATTAATTGCTCAATTGTCTGACCAATAGTTAGgctctatttactatctatgctatgcatTGGAAAACTACATCTAAATTAGAAAAGAATTAAAGAGGGAATGATCTTAACTCTAAATGGGGGCGGATCTGTGGTTAGGATAGAAATATACCTAGTCATCATGTTCAATTGAATATCGTAATCTTAATAGATTGATTCTATAGGAATATATGcgttaatctattttgaataggcgAATAGTAATTTGGGAGAATACTACGAGAGCAATTattcgattaattagcaaccatgagcaaattatatgaaagggagagttaaCAAAAATGCAATAggattggtgaatcgatcacaatcTTGGAATATTCatctctactgaatacacaacaattATTTTGTTGCTTGATTAATGAGTAACTTTTTAGAATTATTTCTTAGTACAATCACACTTTTGAACTCTAATTGACTCGACTGAATAATAATCTTGGTGAAACTGATGGGTAGTTAACACAAGTTTCTGTGGGTTCGATAATTGAtttatcactttattacttgtacgaccacgtatacttgcgtgtgcatttgggagcaacaagttttgGCATCGTTGCATGGGACTTGAATATTGACTATTTTACTAGCTTTTACTTTAGTTGTTTATTTCTTCAAGTATAACGTTCTTATTGGTTGCTCTGGTCTCAGGAACTTTGATTGAATCTGAAGGGTCAGGAGCTAGGATAGACTTCAAGGCTTTGACCCCGAACTTGAGAAAACATTTCACAGAAGGTTGAGAGAGGCAAAGGACACAGATAATCTTCAGGCACTTGCTCAACTACCTGTGAATATGGCAGAAGAGCAACATATGGCTGTTCAGAAGGTGGCGATGCCCAGCATTGCTAATATCATTTCCAGCATTATGAAGCCTAGAATCACTAGGCATTTTGAGCTAAAATAGAGCATGATCCAATTACTACATGCAAATGGGCAATATTTGGGTCTTCCACACGAGTATCCACAACAACGCATCCTGGACTTCTTGGAAATTAGCGATACTTATATCACTATCTGAGTCACTCCAAACTATGTGAGGCTTGCACTGTTCCCTTTTTCTCTATTGGGCGAAGCAAATCAGTGGTTGAAGGCGGAACCAGCTAGTTCTATTACATCATGAAATGATCTGGTTAGGAAATTTTTGGTACGATTCTTCCCTTTAGGCAAAATTGCAAAGATCAGAAGTGAGATCATAGCCTTCGAACAGAAGTCGGGTGAGTCTTTATATTCATCTTGGGAGAGATTCAATAGGCTGCTCAGAGATTGTCCTCATCATAACTAGAAAAATGAAGTGTTGGCTCATACCTTCATAGAAGGGCTACATCTAGAGACAAAAGTTGTGGTGGACGTTGCAGCGAGAGGTCAGGTGTTGGAGAAAAGCTTTAATAAAATTTATGCATTATTGAATAAATTCTCCAAAAGTAATCCTGATTAGCAAGGAGAGATAGGTAGGCACACAACTCAAAAGTTTGCAGGGGTCTTCGAGTTAGATGTTGTTTCGGCATTATCAGTGCAGGTTACCACATTGGCCAAACAAGCCAATAAGAAGACCTTGGTTATTAATAAGCAACAAGCTCAGCTAGTGCAGCAGGTATTTTGTGAAGTCTGTGGAGAAGGTTACATGAGAAATCTATGCCCAGCAAATCCAAAGTCTGAATGTTTTGTGGGTAATGCAAATCGAGCCAAGGAAAATCAGTATATGGACACTTACAATCCTAACTGGAGGAACCACCCAAACTTTTATTAGGGTGGAAATCAAGGTGCTCAGAATCAGTACAAGCCACAAGCTCCTCAACAGCAATATAGACTACCATAGGCTATACAACCCACGAATTCAACGAGTCATATTGAGGAGATGCTAAAGTAGTTGAGGGCTGACCAGCAGGCCCAAGCAGCAGCTATGAAAAATTTGGAGCGACAAATGGGGCAACTTGCTAGTGCCCAAAATAATCGACCAACTGGAGCTCTTCATAGTGATACTAAGCCTAATCCTAAGGATCAAGTCAATACAGTTACCTTGAAAAATGGAAGAGTATTAGAATAAGTTCGAAAGAAAAAGAAGTATACGGCAAGTCTTGAAGGAGAATTAGTTCCCAAGCTAGTTGAGGAGAAtgagaaagaaagcaaaagatcaGAACCAATAATTATGACAAGGCCACAACCTCCGTTTTCACAAAGATTGCAGAAGCAAAAAGATGATGCTAGGTACAAGAAATTCTTAGATATTTTGAGCCAATTGCGTGTGAATTTGCCTTTGGTGGAAATTTTGCAGGAAGTGCCTAAGTGTGCAAAGTATCTCATAGATATTGTGGCAAACAAGCAACATACAGAGTTTGAAACAGTTtcacttactgaagagtgcagTGCTAGAGTTCAGAGCAAACTTCCTCCTAAGTTAAAGGATCCTgggagtttcacaattccttTGTCTCTTGGGAAACAAGAAGTTAGTAGAGCCATGTGTGATTTAGGGgctagtataaatttgatgcTATCATCGTTGTTCAAGCAACTCAGATTGGGGGTCCTTAGACCTACTACAATCACTTACAGTTGGTAGATAGGTCACTAGTGATGCAAAAGGAATTATTGAGGATCTgttagttcgagtgggaaagtttATTCTTCCTGCTGATTTTATTGTTCTTGATTATGAGGCAGATGAGGAAGTGCCCATTATTTTGGAGCGATCGTTCTTAGCTACTGGTGGAGCGATTATTGATGTGAAGGAAGGGAAGTTGAAGATGAGAGTTGATGATGAGGAAATCATTTTTAATGTGTACAAGGCACTTAAGCTCCCTAATCATTATGAGGACTTGTGCATGATTACCGTGTAGAATCGAAGGGGATAGAGTAGAGTCCTTATGTAAATTGTAGTGATATAGATGGGACAACTGAGTTAGAGGAGGTGGTGTTGCAAGTTGAGTGTGCAAAGATGA
Coding sequences within:
- the LOC104226833 gene encoding E3 ubiquitin-protein ligase APD2-like isoform X2, translating into MWQEKLTRLLALLPILLFSIRYGLYGDCHMVLGPNTSRLLRVSSLFVKQVEVRDDDKTGVSIYGFSEKPELSVEAKWSSSRFVVVGSYSGKGFSLWLNKGSRIGIKWQAQSSILSQLEVSLIKGDRMHEQVLSTNSARFDVSNGTTYGIEATYRIEEDDRYNIGITNQNSKGVILLMNVNISSTMYNIKKAKSICSTKNEPCRLDLSYPSTQYVVLATPDTQDLSGMSVAISYIARLVTYVGILGIAVIIICFILKSLGACDNESYVEETPVTREITETDPMLPHKELGSIYGTCEEESNSGKSSSSEDLYDGRICVICYDNTRNCFFVPCGHCATCQECAQRIMDVESRVCPVCRRPIYKVRKLIIP
- the LOC104226833 gene encoding E3 ubiquitin-protein ligase APD2-like isoform X1; its protein translation is MWQEKLTRLLALLPICICVLFSIRYGLYGDCHMVLGPNTSRLLRVSSLFVKQVEVRDDDKTGVSIYGFSEKPELSVEAKWSSSRFVVVGSYSGKGFSLWLNKGSRIGIKWQAQSSILSQLEVSLIKGDRMHEQVLSTNSARFDVSNGTTYGIEATYRIEEDDRYNIGITNQNSKGVILLMNVNISSTMYNIKKAKSICSTKNEPCRLDLSYPSTQYVVLATPDTQDLSGMSVAISYIARLVTYVGILGIAVIIICFILKSLGACDNESYVEETPVTREITETDPMLPHKELGSIYGTCEEESNSGKSSSSEDLYDGRICVICYDNTRNCFFVPCGHCATCQECAQRIMDVESRVCPVCRRPIYKVRKLIIP
- the LOC104226836 gene encoding uncharacterized protein, encoding MTRPQPPFSQRLQKQKDDARYKKFLDILSQLRVNLPLVEILQEVPKCAKYLIDIVANKQHTEFETVSLTEECSARVQSKLPPKLKDPGSFTIPLSLGKQEVTSDAKGIIEDLLVRVGKFILPADFIVLDYEADEEVPIILERSFLATGGAIIDVKEGKLKMRVDDEEIIFNVYKALKLPNHYEDLCMITV